The following proteins are encoded in a genomic region of Bradyrhizobium sp. SK17:
- a CDS encoding O-antigen ligase has translation MIGRWLSRTDVFLHAYLVMVLGCVYFLFNFIEGISFAERAGESTLFRGAWLLLYVLLILHVAVDRKRFGVLLLHSHLYLAFVSVAVVSLAVSADAAGSSVKFAMYLMTTLFAAWVVIRCPVDRLVDILFRIGVAVLIVHVVLFPVIGSQWDYDPLHRPTVLGTQAYAGIFGHKNLAGAFFGLMALICFVRMLAGPRWQFGWSLLVMACHCVALAAAGSAGPLISMATTIALTFGLLLVLLGRRGAASIYWLGLAALALVAYVVPSDELYGLVGRSDNLTGRSFLWSVWPHFFWQHPWLGYGFSGFFNELPNAPVNELTRMAPWNTEFGSFENSYLDAFLQFGLLGGALYVLLLARALWNTIVFTFERQGTYWIAPFAMLLFVVIASANDSSQLLHNYFGCVLVFWCYFGPEARWQAAPQRVFTMRASEA, from the coding sequence ATGATCGGGCGATGGCTGTCGCGCACCGATGTCTTTCTGCACGCCTATCTGGTGATGGTGCTCGGCTGCGTCTATTTCCTGTTCAATTTCATCGAAGGCATCTCGTTCGCCGAGAGAGCCGGTGAATCCACCCTGTTCCGCGGCGCATGGCTGCTGCTCTATGTTCTCCTGATACTGCACGTCGCGGTCGATCGGAAACGCTTCGGCGTTCTGCTGCTGCATTCGCATCTCTACCTTGCGTTCGTATCTGTCGCGGTCGTGTCGTTGGCCGTGAGTGCCGACGCCGCCGGTTCATCGGTCAAGTTCGCGATGTATCTCATGACCACGCTGTTCGCGGCGTGGGTCGTGATCCGCTGCCCGGTCGATCGTCTCGTCGACATCCTGTTCCGGATCGGGGTCGCCGTGCTGATCGTTCACGTCGTGCTGTTTCCGGTGATCGGCTCGCAATGGGACTATGATCCGCTGCATCGGCCGACAGTGCTCGGGACCCAGGCCTATGCGGGCATTTTTGGCCACAAGAATCTCGCCGGCGCCTTTTTTGGGCTCATGGCGCTGATCTGTTTCGTGCGCATGCTGGCGGGACCGCGGTGGCAATTCGGCTGGTCGCTGCTCGTGATGGCCTGCCATTGCGTTGCGCTTGCGGCGGCCGGCTCGGCCGGACCGCTGATCAGCATGGCGACGACGATCGCCCTGACCTTCGGGTTGTTGCTGGTGCTGCTCGGGCGCAGGGGCGCGGCGTCGATCTATTGGCTCGGGCTCGCTGCGCTTGCGCTGGTGGCCTACGTCGTGCCGAGTGATGAGTTGTATGGCCTGGTCGGCCGCAGCGACAATCTGACCGGACGCTCGTTTCTCTGGTCGGTGTGGCCGCATTTCTTCTGGCAGCACCCGTGGCTCGGCTACGGGTTTTCGGGGTTCTTCAACGAACTGCCGAATGCGCCCGTGAACGAGCTGACTCGGATGGCACCCTGGAACACCGAGTTCGGCTCGTTCGAGAACTCCTATCTCGATGCCTTTCTTCAGTTCGGCCTGCTCGGTGGGGCGCTCTATGTGCTGCTGCTGGCGCGGGCGCTGTGGAACACCATCGTCTTCACGTTCGAGCGGCAGGGGACGTACTGGATCGCGCCGTTTGCGATGCTGTTGTTCGTGGTGATCGCGTCAGCCAATGACTCGAGCCAGTTGCTGCACAATTATTTCGGCTGCGTGCTGGTGTTCTGGTGCTATTTCGGCCCGGAGGCCAGGTGGCAGGCGGCGCCGCAGCGGGTGTTCACCATGCGCGCGAGTGAAGCATGA
- a CDS encoding polysaccharide transporter, whose product MTALTDRPDQVAAATGDDGVLHRPLRWLRRVGSNVGLGLVDQALLSGAAFLLTIVLANVLDISSFGRFSVAWSFSILVEAVVLRGLFDDGLPATAHRIPKSQWPQLRFGLYLSALLVSATLGLLLAIAGVALAAAGNDAGGLMIATGLAIPAARLQSMFRRMSYLDGRLPRAVMSSLAYCAALVVSTVLMIGLRLTGAAAAMACIAISAVVAGGLLLAYTSELAWPQRRIFRGSLRRLVRNGRWFVATSLTYWIGSIGLIPVCGVLIGLQASASLRILLLLFAPLSQFCATMFSVRLPEIAAELRAGRRGAVAAAARENALLLGSIAAAYGALVVLFGQRILALVIHGAGYEIGIGSLGLMAVAMGLDAVWLGLALPLFATGKPQRFMLSRIAGLVALCGVLPLAAAAWQVTGAVAAMVASSAASVIVVVWTSAVRERP is encoded by the coding sequence ATGACGGCATTGACCGACAGGCCGGACCAAGTGGCCGCCGCAACAGGCGACGACGGTGTGCTGCACCGGCCGTTGCGCTGGCTGCGGCGCGTGGGGAGTAATGTCGGGCTCGGCCTGGTCGACCAAGCGCTGCTCAGCGGCGCGGCGTTCCTGCTGACGATCGTGCTGGCCAATGTGCTCGATATCAGTTCGTTTGGTCGGTTCAGCGTCGCCTGGTCGTTCTCGATCTTGGTCGAGGCGGTGGTCTTGCGCGGTCTGTTCGACGACGGCCTGCCGGCCACAGCGCATCGCATTCCGAAATCGCAATGGCCGCAGCTTCGGTTCGGACTGTATTTGTCGGCCCTGCTGGTCTCGGCGACGCTCGGCCTCCTGCTCGCGATCGCGGGCGTGGCACTCGCCGCTGCGGGAAACGACGCGGGCGGACTGATGATCGCGACCGGGCTCGCAATCCCGGCGGCTCGCCTGCAAAGCATGTTCCGCCGCATGTCCTATCTCGATGGGCGGTTGCCGCGCGCGGTGATGTCGTCACTGGCCTACTGTGCGGCACTTGTGGTCTCGACTGTGCTGATGATCGGTCTCAGGCTCACCGGCGCGGCTGCGGCGATGGCATGCATCGCGATCTCGGCTGTGGTCGCCGGCGGTCTGCTGCTGGCCTACACGAGCGAGCTGGCATGGCCACAACGTCGGATCTTTCGTGGCTCGCTGCGGCGGCTGGTCAGGAATGGCCGCTGGTTCGTGGCGACATCGCTGACCTACTGGATCGGCAGCATCGGCTTGATCCCGGTTTGCGGTGTTCTGATCGGGCTGCAAGCCAGCGCGTCGCTGCGGATCCTGCTGCTGCTGTTCGCGCCGCTGAGCCAGTTCTGTGCGACGATGTTCTCGGTTCGATTGCCGGAAATCGCTGCCGAGCTGCGCGCCGGCAGGCGCGGTGCGGTTGCCGCCGCGGCTCGCGAAAATGCCCTGCTGCTCGGATCGATCGCGGCCGCCTATGGCGCATTGGTGGTGCTGTTCGGGCAGCGCATCCTGGCGCTCGTGATTCATGGAGCGGGCTATGAGATCGGGATCGGCAGCCTGGGCCTGATGGCCGTCGCGATGGGGCTCGACGCGGTGTGGCTCGGCCTCGCGTTGCCGTTGTTCGCGACCGGCAAGCCGCAACGGTTCATGCTGAGCCGGATCGCCGGCCTCGTCGCGTTGTGCGGTGTCCTGCCGCTGGCGGCCGCCGCCTGGCAGGTGACGGGCGCCGTTGCGGCGATGGTCGCCTCCAGCGCTGCGTCGGTGATCGTCGTGGTGTGGACCAGCGCGGTGCGGGAGCGGCCATGA
- a CDS encoding methyltransferase domain-containing protein, producing the protein MTDDAHGRSLPKLHIGAFNCGIEGWINTDITMHLWIAKLPFAARALHLAGLLSDVRYTEHRRGRFDGLRHMDLTKPLPFADRSLSAVFSAHVFEHLFPDEVERLSREIARVLAPGGVCRIVVPDMERIVALYDPAAPQAFLRGVFEIERRGEVAFAHHWGFTRASLAALFSAAGCSQTHTRAYREGVCPDIDRLDNRPDESIFFEAIK; encoded by the coding sequence ATGACCGACGACGCGCATGGCCGCTCGCTGCCGAAGCTGCATATCGGTGCCTTCAACTGCGGCATCGAGGGCTGGATCAACACCGACATCACGATGCATCTGTGGATCGCGAAGCTGCCGTTCGCGGCGAGGGCGCTGCATCTCGCCGGCCTGCTCAGCGATGTCCGCTATACTGAGCACCGCCGGGGCAGGTTCGACGGGCTCCGCCATATGGATTTGACCAAGCCGCTGCCGTTCGCGGACCGCAGCCTATCGGCGGTGTTCAGCGCGCATGTCTTCGAGCACCTGTTTCCCGACGAGGTCGAGCGGCTGTCGCGTGAGATCGCTCGCGTGCTGGCGCCTGGCGGGGTGTGCCGCATCGTCGTGCCCGATATGGAACGGATCGTCGCGCTTTATGATCCGGCCGCGCCGCAGGCTTTCCTCAGGGGCGTATTCGAGATCGAGCGTCGGGGCGAAGTGGCTTTCGCGCATCACTGGGGCTTTACCCGTGCATCGCTCGCGGCGTTGTTCAGCGCGGCGGGCTGTTCGCAGACCCACACACGAGCCTATCGTGAAGGCGTCTGTCCCGACATCGACCGGCTCGACAACCGGCCGGACGAGTCGATCTTCTTCGAGGCCATCAAGTGA
- a CDS encoding class I SAM-dependent methyltransferase, whose product MLRAIQARFSGAARRRRGEFLVRTVNVPPDAKILDLGGGSGRHIRAILPYHNDITVCDISADDLKAARERFGFKTVLLRETERLPFDDQAFDFCFCSSVIEHVTGPKQQVVTIASDAAFRDIARAHQNRFAGEISRVAKSFYVQTPYRYFPIESHTWLPGIIVLLPRRMQISVIEQFNRFWFKRTAPDWHLFDWREMTETFPDARIYRERYLGMTKSLMAIKA is encoded by the coding sequence TTGCTGAGGGCAATCCAAGCCCGTTTTTCCGGTGCGGCACGGAGGCGGCGCGGTGAATTCCTCGTCCGCACCGTCAACGTGCCGCCGGATGCGAAGATCCTCGATCTCGGCGGCGGGAGCGGCCGGCACATCCGCGCGATCCTGCCGTACCACAACGACATCACGGTCTGCGACATCTCGGCGGATGATTTGAAAGCCGCGCGCGAGCGCTTCGGTTTCAAGACGGTGCTGCTGCGGGAGACCGAGCGGCTGCCATTCGACGATCAGGCGTTCGATTTCTGCTTCTGCTCGTCGGTGATCGAGCATGTGACCGGCCCGAAGCAGCAGGTCGTCACGATCGCGAGCGACGCGGCATTTCGCGATATCGCCCGGGCGCACCAGAACCGATTTGCGGGCGAGATCTCGCGGGTGGCGAAGTCGTTCTACGTGCAGACGCCGTACCGGTATTTTCCGATCGAGAGCCACACCTGGCTGCCCGGCATCATCGTCTTGCTGCCGAGGCGGATGCAGATTTCGGTGATTGAGCAGTTTAACCGCTTCTGGTTCAAGCGGACCGCGCCCGACTGGCATCTATTCGACTGGCGCGAGATGACGGAGACGTTTCCGGACGCCCGGATCTACCGTGAACGATATCTCGGCATGACCAAGTCGCTGATGGCGATCAAGGCCTGA
- a CDS encoding class I SAM-dependent methyltransferase, whose protein sequence is MATMGQIERPEIRFHDEISSAWETLHRGRTFKARTAAMFGLLGTTDLSGQHWLDAGCGTGTLARLLAARNCNVTGVDASPDMVAAARAHRTDGRLAERLTFRQIPTIESLPFTDRAFDGVLCASVLEYVLDVARCLAEIHRVLKPDGLLLVSIPNRGSLLRRSYKLAHAASLRMSPRPLFRYLTYSKFDASLAAMQNLLRQHGLSMLAAGFAGSPLPPALDRRAAVGTLINVLARRDD, encoded by the coding sequence ATGGCTACCATGGGCCAGATCGAGCGTCCCGAAATCCGCTTTCACGACGAGATCTCGTCGGCGTGGGAGACGCTGCATCGCGGCCGCACCTTCAAGGCACGCACCGCCGCGATGTTCGGTCTGCTCGGGACAACCGATCTCTCCGGACAGCATTGGCTGGATGCCGGCTGCGGCACCGGAACGCTCGCCCGCCTGCTCGCCGCGCGCAACTGCAACGTCACCGGCGTCGATGCATCGCCGGACATGGTCGCCGCCGCACGCGCCCACCGCACCGACGGCAGGCTCGCCGAACGGCTCACTTTCAGGCAGATCCCAACGATCGAGAGCCTGCCGTTCACGGATCGCGCCTTCGACGGCGTGCTGTGCGCCAGCGTGTTGGAATATGTCCTGGACGTGGCACGGTGCCTCGCCGAGATCCATCGCGTGCTCAAGCCTGACGGGCTGTTGCTGGTCTCGATCCCGAACCGCGGCTCGCTGCTGCGCCGGAGCTACAAGCTCGCTCACGCCGCGTCCTTGCGCATGTCGCCGCGACCGCTGTTCCGCTATCTCACATACTCCAAATTCGACGCCTCGCTGGCCGCCATGCAGAACCTGCTGCGGCAGCACGGCCTCTCGATGCTGGCTGCTGGCTTTGCCGGTTCGCCGCTCCCGCCGGCGCTCGATCGCCGGGCCGCCGTGGGCACGCTGATCAACGTGCTGGCGCGGCGCGACGATTGA
- a CDS encoding nucleotide sugar dehydrogenase, which translates to MNVSIFGLGYVGTVCAACFTELGHQIIGVDKSVAKVDLIRKGRSPVIEPGITDKVARAVATGQLTATTDATEAIVNSDISMVCVGTPSSGNGNLDLTAIREVAIEIGRGLRAKNAPHTVTIRSTVLPGTTRGTVGPLIEEASGNKIGRDFDLAFNPEFLREGSAIADFNAPSKTVVGAFNQDTADRVMALYKDLPGAKITPPVETAELVKYVDNSWHALKVSFANEIGTIAKTLGIDGRNVMNIFMQDTRLNISAAYLRPGFAFGGSCLPKDVKALRHLAHSRGLSAPVLESILPSNEMIMSRGTDWILSHDGRRIAFLGISFKAGTDDVRESPFVALVKRLLGEQRDIRIFDPNVQLSQLIGANREFLMRNPDLVGLLHDDVTATIEWADIIVLTTADPRFVAALTVARPDQVVLELTDIGLPEQVRAKVNGFHW; encoded by the coding sequence ATGAACGTCAGTATCTTCGGCCTGGGTTATGTCGGAACGGTCTGCGCGGCCTGCTTCACCGAACTCGGTCACCAGATCATCGGCGTCGACAAGAGCGTCGCCAAGGTCGACCTGATCCGTAAAGGCCGCTCGCCGGTCATCGAACCCGGCATCACGGACAAGGTGGCGCGCGCGGTCGCGACCGGTCAGTTGACCGCGACCACCGATGCCACCGAGGCGATCGTCAACAGCGACATCTCGATGGTCTGCGTCGGCACGCCCTCGTCGGGCAACGGCAATCTCGACCTGACCGCGATCCGGGAGGTCGCCATCGAGATCGGTCGTGGCCTGCGCGCCAAGAACGCACCGCATACCGTGACGATCCGCTCCACCGTGCTGCCGGGCACCACCCGCGGCACCGTCGGCCCGCTGATCGAGGAAGCCTCCGGCAACAAGATCGGCCGCGATTTCGACCTCGCGTTCAATCCGGAATTCCTGCGCGAAGGCAGCGCGATCGCGGATTTCAACGCGCCGTCCAAGACCGTGGTCGGCGCCTTCAACCAGGACACCGCCGACCGCGTCATGGCGCTCTACAAGGATCTGCCGGGCGCCAAGATCACCCCGCCGGTCGAGACCGCCGAGCTGGTCAAATATGTCGACAACAGCTGGCATGCGCTGAAGGTCAGCTTCGCCAACGAGATCGGCACCATCGCCAAGACGCTCGGCATCGACGGCCGCAACGTCATGAACATCTTCATGCAGGACACCAGGCTCAACATCTCGGCGGCCTATTTGCGCCCGGGCTTTGCCTTCGGCGGCTCCTGCCTGCCCAAGGACGTCAAGGCGCTGAGGCACCTCGCCCACAGCCGCGGCCTGTCGGCACCGGTGCTCGAAAGCATCCTGCCCAGCAACGAGATGATCATGTCGCGCGGCACCGACTGGATCCTGTCGCATGACGGCCGCCGCATTGCGTTCCTCGGCATCAGCTTCAAGGCCGGCACCGACGATGTCCGCGAAAGCCCGTTCGTGGCGCTGGTCAAGCGCCTGCTCGGCGAGCAGCGTGACATCCGGATCTTCGACCCCAATGTGCAGCTGTCGCAGTTGATCGGCGCCAACCGTGAGTTCCTGATGCGCAACCCCGACCTGGTCGGCCTGCTGCATGACGACGTGACGGCGACGATCGAATGGGCCGATATCATCGTGCTGACGACGGCCGATCCACGCTTCGTCGCGGCGCTGACCGTAGCTCGTCCCGACCAGGTCGTGCTCGAACTGACGGATATCGGATTGCCCGAACAAGTCCGCGCCAAAGTGAACGGCTTCCACTGGTAG
- a CDS encoding glycosyltransferase family 4 protein yields the protein MSRAEPSPRRILIIVENLPVPFDRRVWCEATSLRKAGYEVSVICPKGRGHDKSYECLEGIHIYRHPMPVEARGIAAYLIEYPVALFWETWLATKVAWKHGFDVIHGCNPPDLIFLVGLLFRLGGKRFVFDHHDVNPELYEAKFGRRDIFWHLLRLVEYLTFKTASISIATNESYREIAIARGRMPASRVFVVRSGPNLERVRSRPVDPAWRNGRRHSVGYVGVIGQSEGIDLLLQSIGHIVHDLGRTDIQFNIAGTGPEWNAVVALCAEMRLCDYVTFTGAIADDALFTMLSTADVCVNPDRVTPMNDISTMNKIMEYMALGRPIVQFDVREGRRSALDASLYAAKNDPIDFADKIVALIDDPAQRQTMGAFGRSRVERKLSWTHEEPKLLAAYEALFTRKAPLPGRSPRTTTERPSAPASNAKAAAGRASP from the coding sequence ATGTCGAGAGCTGAACCATCACCGCGGCGGATCCTGATCATCGTCGAGAACCTCCCGGTTCCTTTCGATCGCAGGGTGTGGTGCGAAGCGACGTCGCTGCGCAAGGCGGGCTACGAGGTCTCGGTGATCTGCCCGAAAGGCCGCGGCCATGACAAATCCTACGAATGCCTCGAGGGTATTCACATTTACCGTCATCCGATGCCGGTGGAAGCGCGCGGCATCGCCGCCTACCTGATCGAATATCCGGTCGCGCTGTTCTGGGAGACCTGGCTCGCGACCAAGGTCGCCTGGAAGCACGGCTTCGACGTGATCCACGGCTGCAATCCGCCGGACCTGATCTTCCTGGTCGGTCTGCTGTTCAGGCTCGGCGGCAAGCGCTTCGTGTTCGATCATCACGACGTCAATCCCGAGCTCTACGAAGCGAAATTCGGCCGCAGGGACATTTTCTGGCATCTGCTGCGGCTGGTCGAGTATCTGACCTTCAAGACGGCGAGCATCTCGATCGCGACCAATGAATCATATCGCGAGATCGCGATCGCGCGCGGCCGGATGCCGGCGAGCCGGGTGTTCGTGGTGCGCTCCGGCCCCAATCTCGAGCGGGTGCGCTCCCGCCCGGTCGATCCGGCTTGGCGCAACGGCCGGCGCCACAGCGTCGGCTATGTCGGCGTGATCGGCCAGTCCGAGGGCATCGACCTGCTGCTGCAATCGATCGGCCACATCGTGCACGACCTCGGACGTACCGACATCCAGTTCAACATCGCCGGCACCGGGCCGGAATGGAACGCAGTCGTCGCGCTCTGCGCGGAGATGAGGCTCTGCGACTACGTGACCTTCACCGGCGCGATCGCCGACGACGCATTGTTTACGATGCTCTCGACCGCGGATGTCTGCGTCAATCCGGACCGGGTGACGCCGATGAACGACATCTCCACCATGAACAAGATCATGGAGTACATGGCGCTCGGACGGCCGATCGTCCAGTTCGACGTCCGCGAGGGCCGGCGCTCGGCGCTCGACGCCTCGCTCTATGCGGCGAAGAACGATCCGATCGATTTCGCCGACAAGATCGTTGCGCTGATCGATGATCCGGCGCAGCGGCAGACGATGGGGGCATTCGGCCGCAGCCGCGTCGAGCGCAAATTGTCCTGGACGCACGAGGAGCCGAAGCTGCTCGCGGCTTACGAGGCGCTGTTCACCAGGAAGGCACCGCTGCCAGGCCGCTCACCGCGCACGACCACCGAGCGGCCGTCCGCGCCGGCCTCCAACGCCAAAGCTGCCGCCGGGCGGGCATCGCCTTGA
- a CDS encoding glycosyl hydrolase: protein MAGTLRDWGSGALIALVLSTLVPFAQKWPLRWNASLTTDALDASRVNAVIPPTFFGMTVNAIGSSQPWPELRFDGVRLWGAIYWAQVNPAPGFYNWARFDAILAAAERAHVDIVLNLAFTPRWAAAVKDAPPAFTPGASSPPADLASWDDWVRAAVTRAAGRIKYFEIWNEPEDPKYYSGDIATMVEMQKRAYQIIKASDPGLVVLTPSSNGTPDGYRWQETFMAQGGGQYADVFAFHGYVSEPEAVIDVIARFKQMLAAHDLSGKPIWDTEAGWSSKEDNPDGYLARAYILKWINGVDRAYWYEYAGGGGDFGKLWDPARGLLPAGKAYRTVQSWLVGASVVAATRTSPSTWCVELRMQDGRNGVILWTTRGRSAYRVEPRYSRYEGLDGGEGPVVNGMVEISPKPVLLLE, encoded by the coding sequence ATGGCAGGCACGTTGAGGGATTGGGGCAGCGGGGCATTGATTGCACTGGTTTTGAGCACGCTGGTGCCGTTCGCTCAGAAATGGCCGCTGCGATGGAATGCCTCGCTGACCACCGATGCGCTCGATGCGAGCCGTGTGAACGCCGTGATCCCGCCGACGTTTTTCGGCATGACGGTCAACGCCATCGGTTCGTCGCAGCCGTGGCCCGAACTCAGGTTTGACGGCGTCCGGCTGTGGGGCGCGATCTATTGGGCGCAGGTCAATCCGGCGCCCGGCTTCTACAACTGGGCGCGGTTCGACGCGATCCTCGCAGCCGCCGAGCGCGCGCATGTCGATATCGTTCTCAATCTCGCCTTCACGCCGAGATGGGCGGCCGCGGTGAAGGATGCGCCGCCGGCGTTCACGCCGGGCGCGAGTTCGCCGCCGGCCGATCTCGCCTCATGGGATGATTGGGTGCGGGCGGCAGTCACGCGCGCCGCCGGACGCATCAAATACTTTGAAATCTGGAACGAACCCGAGGATCCCAAATATTATTCGGGCGATATCGCGACGATGGTCGAGATGCAGAAGCGGGCCTATCAGATCATCAAGGCCAGCGATCCCGGCCTGGTGGTGCTGACGCCGTCGTCCAACGGCACGCCGGACGGCTATCGTTGGCAAGAGACCTTCATGGCGCAAGGTGGCGGACAATATGCCGATGTCTTCGCCTTTCACGGCTATGTCAGCGAACCCGAAGCCGTGATCGATGTCATCGCGCGGTTCAAGCAGATGCTCGCCGCGCATGATCTGTCGGGAAAGCCGATCTGGGACACCGAGGCCGGCTGGTCGTCGAAGGAGGACAATCCGGATGGATATCTAGCCCGAGCCTATATCCTGAAATGGATCAATGGCGTGGATCGCGCCTATTGGTACGAGTATGCCGGCGGGGGCGGCGACTTCGGCAAATTGTGGGATCCGGCGCGCGGGCTGCTGCCGGCCGGAAAAGCCTACCGCACCGTGCAGTCGTGGCTGGTCGGCGCCAGCGTCGTGGCCGCCACTCGCACGTCGCCATCGACCTGGTGCGTCGAGCTTCGCATGCAGGATGGCCGCAACGGCGTGATCCTCTGGACCACCAGGGGCCGGTCGGCCTATCGCGTCGAGCCGCGCTACAGCCGCTACGAGGGGCTGGACGGCGGCGAAGGACCGGTCGTCAACGGTATGGTCGAGATCTCGCCGAAACCGGTCCTGTTGCTCGAATGA
- a CDS encoding bi-domain-containing oxidoreductase, whose protein sequence is MKQIAQNYKSGELRLIDVPAPRCRPGGVVVRTAFSAVSTGTEMMKFTEGRLSLLGKARARPDQVAKVARSVRQQGLLATYQKVMNRLDSYTPLGYSLSGIVVEVGEGVTGFSVGQRVCCGGNQYATHAEYNWVPVNLCVPVPDGAALDQAAFTTIASIALQAMRQSEIRLGETACVIGLGLIGQILVRLLRSAGVVVVGLDRLDARCRQAEAAGAAICAIASDDAAAGFRARIDQLTAGSGVDCVFITAGSDDPDLASRSAALLRDRGRIVDIGKCTLNLPWNEFYDKELDVRFSRSYGPGRYDPLYEEGGVDYPIGHVRWTERRNMEAIVALLADGRLDFSSLISDVVPLEQATSAFERMSRGEVGLGMVFAYPEAAPRTTRMTYRPVAALHGGRVRLGVIGAGNYASSMLLPQLAKDDRVDLVEVATNTGLSGATAVRKFGFARASTDAAAVLAADDIDAVLIATRHASHADLAARALRSGKAVFVEKPLAIDTDALDQLVQTIHDTGNNRLMVGFNRRFSPLLQGMRAAFAPAGPQTLQYRVIAGPLEKSSWYLQAEIEGSRFVGEGGHFIDLLSWWLGVEPVRVSASAAGKDVDNLLATFDFADGSVASLSYLTGGDPRVPKEVLEVSASTGFARFDNFSSFEVWQAGQRRAGKARLDKGQQPMLDAFIAAVASGGAMPIALDALLATTRATLAVQASAAAGMPVDVRPAAAEQGVARASTGAR, encoded by the coding sequence GTGAAGCAGATCGCGCAGAACTATAAGAGCGGCGAACTCAGGCTGATCGATGTGCCGGCGCCGCGCTGCCGGCCCGGCGGGGTCGTGGTGCGCACGGCGTTCTCGGCGGTGTCGACCGGCACCGAGATGATGAAGTTCACCGAAGGCCGGCTGTCGCTGCTCGGCAAGGCGCGCGCGCGCCCCGACCAGGTCGCCAAGGTGGCGCGCTCGGTCCGCCAGCAGGGACTGCTCGCGACCTATCAGAAGGTGATGAACCGCCTCGATTCCTATACGCCGCTCGGCTACTCGCTGTCGGGCATCGTTGTCGAAGTGGGCGAGGGCGTCACCGGTTTCTCGGTCGGGCAGCGGGTCTGCTGCGGCGGCAATCAATATGCGACGCATGCCGAATACAATTGGGTGCCGGTGAATCTCTGCGTCCCGGTGCCGGACGGCGCAGCACTCGACCAGGCCGCCTTCACCACGATCGCCTCGATCGCGCTGCAAGCGATGCGGCAGTCGGAAATCCGACTTGGCGAGACCGCCTGCGTGATCGGCCTCGGCCTGATCGGGCAGATCCTGGTGCGCCTGCTGCGCAGCGCCGGCGTCGTGGTGGTCGGGCTGGACCGGCTCGACGCACGCTGCCGTCAGGCCGAGGCTGCGGGGGCCGCCATCTGCGCCATCGCATCCGATGATGCGGCGGCCGGGTTTCGTGCCCGGATCGACCAGCTGACCGCCGGCAGCGGCGTCGATTGCGTGTTCATCACGGCGGGTAGCGACGATCCCGATCTCGCATCGCGTTCGGCGGCGCTGCTGCGCGACCGCGGCCGCATCGTCGATATTGGCAAATGCACGCTGAACCTGCCGTGGAATGAATTCTACGACAAGGAGCTCGACGTCCGGTTCTCGCGCTCCTATGGCCCCGGGCGATACGACCCGCTCTACGAGGAGGGCGGCGTCGATTATCCGATCGGCCATGTGCGCTGGACCGAGCGGCGCAACATGGAAGCCATCGTCGCGCTGCTCGCCGACGGACGGCTGGATTTTTCCTCGCTGATCTCCGACGTTGTGCCGCTGGAGCAGGCGACGTCGGCGTTCGAGCGCATGAGCCGGGGCGAGGTCGGCCTCGGCATGGTGTTCGCCTATCCGGAGGCCGCTCCGCGCACCACGCGGATGACGTATCGCCCGGTCGCGGCACTGCATGGCGGACGGGTACGGCTCGGCGTCATCGGCGCGGGCAATTATGCCTCCAGCATGCTGCTGCCGCAGCTTGCGAAGGACGATCGCGTCGATCTCGTCGAGGTCGCGACCAATACCGGCCTGAGCGGTGCCACCGCGGTGCGCAAGTTCGGCTTCGCGCGCGCCTCGACCGATGCGGCCGCGGTGCTCGCGGCGGACGACATCGATGCCGTCTTGATCGCGACCCGGCATGCCTCCCATGCCGACCTCGCGGCGCGGGCGCTGCGTAGTGGCAAGGCGGTGTTCGTCGAAAAGCCGCTCGCGATCGACACGGACGCGCTCGATCAATTGGTGCAGACCATCCACGACACCGGCAACAACAGGCTGATGGTCGGCTTCAACCGCCGCTTCTCGCCGCTGCTGCAAGGGATGCGCGCGGCGTTCGCGCCGGCGGGCCCGCAGACCCTGCAATATCGTGTCATCGCCGGCCCGCTGGAGAAATCATCCTGGTACTTGCAGGCCGAGATCGAAGGCAGCCGGTTCGTCGGCGAGGGCGGCCATTTCATCGACCTGTTGTCCTGGTGGCTCGGCGTCGAGCCGGTGCGGGTCTCCGCGAGCGCGGCGGGCAAGGACGTCGACAATCTCCTTGCCACCTTCGACTTTGCCGACGGTTCGGTCGCGAGCCTCAGCTATCTCACCGGTGGCGATCCGAGGGTGCCGAAGGAAGTGCTCGAAGTGTCGGCAAGCACGGGATTTGCCCGCTTCGACAATTTCTCCAGTTTCGAGGTCTGGCAGGCGGGACAGCGCAGGGCAGGGAAAGCGCGGCTCGACAAGGGCCAGCAGCCGATGCTGGATGCCTTTATCGCGGCAGTCGCATCGGGGGGCGCGATGCCGATCGCGCTCGATGCGCTGCTTGCGACCACCCGCGCGACGCTCGCGGTCCAGGCGAGCGCGGCCGCGGGGATGCCGGTTGATGTGAGGCCTGCGGCAGCAGAGCAGGGCGTCGCGCGCGCCTCGACCGGCGCGAGATGA